The following nucleotide sequence is from Glycine max cultivar Williams 82 chromosome 9, Glycine_max_v4.0, whole genome shotgun sequence.
ACTTAAAATGCCAGCATTCACCTATGAAGAGACATTAATTCCACATAAAGTTATGATGGAAGATAAAGTAAGGTGAGCATGCAAAAGCCAACAAATTAACAGTACTTACTTTTGGGTGAAGAGATACGCTTGTCATGAGTTGGAGAAGCACTAGGGTCCAAGTGATGAAGAAAATGTTGAGGAGGCAAGATGGTTGTGGCGCATACCAAATGTACATCAAAATGATCCCCACCAAGcagataaaatatgaaatagttGCAAATAACATCACCTGGATTTGGCTGcacaaaaattgaatattaataatgtaaacaTAAAAGGAAgtactattttttgtttaatatacaGGTGTTtagaaaattgaatttaaaaaatgaactaaaaatatgcataattaatttaattaaaaaattcataccaTCTTTCTGCATATTTTTCAGAGCCAAAACAATCAGTCAACCAGTTAATGAAGCTGATTATGCTTATTAGTTGAATTAGGAGGAAAACCCTGTAAAAGATACAGAGAAAATTAAAACACTCATAGATCAGTTTAAAACAAAGATATGCTGAAATCATTTAGTGGAGATGCAAAAACACATACCCAGCACCAAAATGTGCAATCTgtcctgcaaataaataaataaataaatgtgttAGAGGAATAACAAGGTAATAATTATGGTTCTTTGCTAATCAATATCCTTACGATATCCTTACGATATTCgattaggaactaaaaaaaatgttttatgtgAAAATCATATgagaacttaaaaaaaagttataagcaatataattttaggtatcccaataaaataatttctgcttttagtttcttaatcaaTGTCCTAAGAGCACTTGGTTATATGTAAGCAACATTTTCTGTACTATCAAAGAGGAAGCATTAATACTTGGAGTCTTTTTCAGAGACCCAATTTACCCACCATAGAGATCAATCAACTCAGAAGGAAGTAAAAATGGGAATATTGTCACAAGGACCAAGACAACAATCTTCACTAACCACCATCCAGAGTGCCATTCATCTCTGCCTTCCTTCAATTTAGAAGTGCCAGCAGTCGACCAAAAcattatcatataaaataactGATCAAGAATTAAGGTTGAAAactgaatatatattttgattaatgaTTCATATAAtggtctttctttttcttttttaataagccTTATTGTACAGAGGCTTTGACAACCAGATTTcatgcatatataaatatttaattttgaaaaggaTACAAAGCAACCCATGCTCACACGCAGAACACCATCTGCACCCAAACAGTTTTTTCCAACCTTGCATCCCTTTAACCCTGCGGGTTCAATATACGTTAGAATTGAAGCTATTGGCAACACAAGAATAGTATTATGCTAGAAATGTTAATAATGTACTTACTGTGGTACTGTTTTTAAGGCacgttgaaatttattgaaactcTTTAACTGAAAACTAATTTAATGCGCCTTAAATAAATTTCAGCCAACAATAGAATAGGGGTGGAGGGTTCACATAATTTGGATGGGGTTTTAGATTCAAAATTCGATActttcattgtaaaaaaaattgttagtatTCTATTGCATGAAAATGCAACACCCTATATGCATATAAGAGCCCAAGGTTTTAAAAATGATCTGTGATAGCAATTTCAGTCACAAGGTCAAAGTTTTTAGAATCATCATGACAGCAATTGTTGTCGTTTCCACAATATTAAGGATTCAGAGGAAACTGCAATCGCGACCACAATTTAAAATCTTGTTATCATACTTAAGGCATTGACATGGTCAAATTTGAAAGTAGAAGCAGAAACCTAAATGTTATGGTGATGGGATGTGAAAGTTCATAAAGGATTAAAGCAATCTTACCCTTCATTTCTGTTAAAGCACTAAGACTAGAAAGTTCGTCACGGGCAGCCCATGCCAACAGATTGGCCACTAGGAAAATCAAGCCATACACATATCTTGCCATCCAAGGATTGGATACATTTCTGAATTGAGTGTACCATTTAGAATCCTTCATCACTGCACAACTTTGGTTACTACTACTAGTACTGTTGTTTTCACCAGTCTCCATCTAGGCATCTACTCTTCAAAAAATCAATGTTCCACAGTGCATGAATGGATCACAGACAATAAATGGGCTCCACAACCCTAATCAAGATCTTCTTCTATTCTTCTCCTCTGCACTGTAATGCATCAAAAGTCTCGCCATTAGCATTCAAAATTCGTCACATTCATCTAGGCCTCGAATGaaacaaaacatttaaataagaaCCAACAATTAGCCTTCTTTGGATCACTTTATCTTTACGTAACCATGAGAATAATAATAGTTAGTTTAGTTGGTCCTAGTAGTCGTAGATTCTTTTTTGGTCAAGTATTATCTTACCtatcatcatagacaaaaaTGCTAAACCCCAATTATTTTGGTATGCCTACcatattattaacatttaaaattccCTCTTGTGTATGTTCCTCTCTCCTACTCTAATAACTTTAATCAACcaaaaatttatatcaatttgTAAGAACTAAGATATTCAATAGAACATTCCTTGGTGGTTTAAAGTCTTACCTGTGGTACATTGAATTCGAAACCTCCACCTTTTTCTTCAAGTGGAAAACGGTATGTTTCACGAaagcattgttttttttttttaagttcgaaaaaaaaattctttagatTGTTATTTTGACCTCCACCTTCTTCACTGGCTAcagtttaacatatttttttttccttttaatttttatttgttagaagaaagtgaaagaaCTTTTCACGTCATTTGCTGTAACTATCGTGATATTGGATTTCCCTTCGCAGTGCTAAAGAGATGTttatggagagaaaaaaaataagagaaagagaaaagtgtaaaattactttttcgtataaaaaaatgagtttaacaACTGTTAACCATATTATTTATAAgttgaaaatttaataactaatttcaccaacaacatttttaaactataaataatttaattgatcacacttgtcaattttaaaataataaaaaaacaaaataaagaaaataccgATATATATACTTTTCTATGAGAGatttttcaaagtttttttttttgctgaatttttCAAAGTTAGTATCAATCAGAACAGAACAATTGGAGTGATATTCGTTATTCTTTACCTCGAAGTAAGCGTCCAATTTTTCGTTTATTTCCCTTTGTGATTTTCTCGGCAAACAAGAAATCGATCACACTCATGTGTTCATCAGTTTCATAATCCATACAcgtatgtgtgtatatattaaaactatataatctataatttataatacttaTAATAAAGTAATCATTCATCAGAATGGTAAAGATTCAATGAACACACAAACAGCATAAATACTGATCATCgaagaatattaattaaagagaaaaacaaaagcaaataaATATCCCTATCAAAACATGATCATATAGTAATAGAATATATGCTAAGAATGAAACTACGTAACAATTCATATttcaaaggcaaaaaaaaactGCAAAAATTAATGGAATCGTTAATTAATTTGGAAGCATCAAATGGGGTTGATATCGATAAATGAGAATCAATAAGTTGAAGAATGaaacaaatggaaaaaaaaatgtgatgagCAATATATATGTACCTGAAGATCAAAATCATTGGAGAAGAGAATTGAAGAAGGAGTTAATCATTGGAGAAGAGAATTGAAGGAGTTAGATGATGAATAAGTACTACTCCTATAAGCCAACAACACACTGAAGAGTCACTATGTTCCTTGGACAGACTTTGATGATCCTTTTCCATTACAATCTCTCATTGAGAGacacaataaaaacaagaaaacacagagagagagagagagagaatggttGGTGGTGCAACATGTGTTGTTGGTGTGtttaaaaatgatgataaaGATGTCTCTCTCTCTCAGAGACACACTTAGACTTGTTGTGAGACAGCGACATATAGGTGGCGATGTTGCTTTTCGGTGGTTTTGCTTAGCTTTTTTGcttcctttcttttatttctcccGCCGTAAGCTTAAGCTAAGCTTCAATGCACTTTCCCCTCCCAATTGCTCTGCCTTTCACGGTAAACTATTCTTCTCCACACAACTCTTTTACATTAACTCCTTTTATTCCCCCACTTCAACTATTTTGTCTCACATATACGTATTTTTTTCAGGAATCTAATTTTCATGTACGGTTAGTATAAATAAAAGCAACTATGATTTTTAATGCATTGTAATTATGTTTGGTAAGATATTTTAactagtttttaactttttttttaactaaaaagtttgtttgattatttaataaacaaattttttgaaaactatttaGACTATATATGttcgataaaattaattgaaaaaaaaattagtggtgGAAAACTTTTAAGTTAGTTTATTAAATcataagtgtttgataaaattaattgttgaagtagttgaaaaaatataaaatgacatatttaaaaagaataataagtaaattgaataaatattttaaggataaaaaatgaataaaatataaaaaagttaaaagttagaagcttgttttcaaaaaatactaaaaaaactattcaaaaacattaaaaattatttttaaaaatttgtttatcaaaTAATCAAGTAAGCTTTTCAATTGGAAAAAAAGCTAGAAACTAACGGAAATGGTTTGTCAaacgtaatatttttttaaagttacattttataaaaaagctagtttttttattttaaattttgtatattttctttcatttttatttttaatatatttattaaatttaggaCGAaactttttttactattattattaaacacGCTTGTAGAGCTTTAATTCATTGGATAGCTAGAGTAAAAAATAACACGATTTTTGGGGCACGTTTTTTCCAATAATTTTGAAAGgaataatttgtttaaatgtAAATTAAGTCACTAGCTGTTTTTACAATAGAAAGGAACAACAGCAAGTTCGCATGCTGCAATGAGGGTTGGTGATATCAGGATAGTAATCATGCATGTACCATCCAGGCGTTAATTGAGTGTAAAGATAGATAGATTCTAGTGTTTGCTTCACGCCGAACTTAATCATTGGTTTCATGCTacatattattatgtttttggtagtaataacaataataatggaCTGATatgattattcttttttttttttttttgcgtgcATGTAGCCACAACATTACAGTATGACTTTTGACGTTTGCAAAAGGTGGTTGAATTTTATTCTTCCCATTTTGACTTCTCAATCTTGTGAACAATAATATTCCATATTCTTGTGTAATAAATTATAACCTGCAATATGAAAGTTGAATATTTTGGCCTTATATGAAGAAAAATCAGATTTACTctgttcttcttttcttttcaggGGTGGAAAGAATATATATTGTATGgaagtaataaaatttaatttgtgggGAATTATATCAGACATCAATTCTTTTTAACATGGTGCACTCCCACCTAATAGTTAATtgtaagctctagcttcttcttttttttttacttagagatcacatatatatagtttgTGGGAGAATTGATTTCGACCGATATCTTTATTTGACagttattaacttttttaaattatatatatatatatatatatatatatatatatatatatatatatatcacatgatGATGAAATTTGTGTGATCTTAATCAATTTTCATGTgacatgatattaatttttttcataaataaaaaatattaattatgttacaTAGAACATGATCGAGATGATATAATTCTTgattatataacatttttttgtcataaaagataattatgttcaaaatcagataaaataatatgaatCTCTATTTGATTATTGAATACGATTGCATATtcataatttaaacttaaaattatttattaaattgaaataatcttATACTAATTTGATGTGAGTACCGGATgatattataagttataatttatttatttttaatttgtactcatttttatttttttccacatGATAATATCAAATGAAATTCCGTTTCGTCCTTTGATATTATTGCTGCACGTAAATTAGGCAGCATCCAATGTTCCTTAGAAAAGGTTCCTTTTTAACTAGTGGATTTCTGCACTGAAAGCACATTGTCCATCCATTATTGTTTGATGttcttaaaggaaaaataaagggtGGTCCATTTGGCTGCAATTCTGCAAGTGATCACCGTCTTTTGGTTTCATACGCACACATAAACATCCAGAATGGCAAAAAGGAATGTTTGCTTCTTCTCAACGCTGGGATTTCTGACCatagaaaaactagaaaaattcAATTATAGATAAGGGTTTTATAAGGAAGAGACATgcattcataataataataaaaaagacctAATCTCAAATTCTCAATACTCATAGCATATGCGTGTCACGTAATAATTTCAACTGAATAATTAAAATCGAATTTGATTATATTGGTCCATCACGCACTGTTTTTGTAGTCATCCAAACATGACTTAAAGGAATTTATCTTTTAGAAGGGGTGAAGCTGATGAGAATAACGTGTATAACTCACATAAAGACCACTACTACGGAATTGAGGACggcaaatacatatataaagtAACGATACGTGAACCTTTGAAAGAAAGATGTGTTAGAGTAATACACTACGCAACAAAGTCCTTTTTTGGAGCTTCTTGCTGCTTACCATTGAAActaacatatatatatgaatccTTTTTAATCCTTAGACGCCAAAACGTTGAGTCCTATGCTGTGAATAATGCTAAGAAATACTGCAAGTAgaagatatatatatgtatctcccaacactacaaaaaaaaaaaaaaaactattattttatcaatgaaCAAAAAGTTGTTGAGAATTCATTCTCAACTTTCTCACAGTACGATTGTGTACGAATCATTAGCCCTCAATTTATCCTCTTACagtataaatcaaaataaaaattttatctaTAGTTTTATACCTAGCTTTAAGACAAAATTTATATCCAAGTTTGAAAAGTTCACTTAGCATTACCTAAGAAACATCTTTCTATTGGTCATCATGTGTCCAAGGGCGATAACATCTAAACAGAGTGAAAAGGATTTTGTGTCTGTCTGGGCCTGTCTCACAGAATTTACCTATTCCGCCGAGTGAAGGATGACCCAAATCTGTCGGATAAATCATAAAACTTGGGATAAAAAAAGTGTAAGACATTtttagcaaaagaaaaaaagggaaagagagaATGACGATGAGTGACTAAATTCCACTGTGACGTTATTCCAGTTTCCAAATTTCAGTAAGTTAAAGActctcttttttaaataaaataaagatgtttaataacctaaaaaaatatatgttcggtgtagtttgtttttttcaattcagATTGATGAATAACCTacaaaaattactattattttgaGAGTTTTGATAGGAGACTGTTATAGAAAAGTGACATTCACATGAACGACATTTTAGTTTGGATCATGCATGCGCTCATCAGACATGTTGCAACTCGCGACAACATATTTCccattttaaagtattttaatcatttttaaacgAACTTGAAACAATgaagttgaaaattattttcttaatatatatttgttatgtATTATTTAGTTCTTATCGGATttgaatcaataattaaaataagaaatcgTTATAATCCAACAGTAGAATTAATAAATACAAATCACatgttatataaatttattaaatggtttaaacaattttaagtatttatttacaaattaaatcTAACTTCTAAGTATAAGGTATTGTTTAaatcttaaaatgtttttttaaccaTATTTCTAAGTATTTACATGCCTAAGATTGGACATTTAGAGAATGTAGTTTACGAAATTGATAtccaacatatataaaattatatagactttgataaacataaaaaaaatatatagttgaATTGGTTCGTCAAAAATGGTTTCCTAATTGTTCAACCTTATATTAGCCTAATAATAAGGCTTTGAATTTGAAGTCTTTCTCTTTATAGAATTATATTTTGGGGATCCGTTTAGATCCAGAATTAAAAGCTGAAAAGCAGCAACATAAACAGCCCAACAAAGAGGCCCAACTAACAAACTCAGACCCATACCACACAGAAGACAAAGACccttcacaaaaaataaaaccaaacaaaaaagacaaaatgaccCACCATTCATGCTTGCTTTGGTCACTATATaatgtgattttaatttatatcattcaaataatatatattttgtcaatattatttttagaaaaaagtaCAAAACATGAACCCCATATTATTCCATACTCGAACCTAACTAAAGTAAAGTTACTTTATCCTCTAATCCAAACAGAAACATAagttgagtatttttttaaacataaattaattcacttcaaacttaattttgactgaaatcaattttataaaataaataaaaaattaaattaaat
It contains:
- the LOC100788574 gene encoding uncharacterized protein LOC100788574; the encoded protein is METGENNSTSSSNQSCAVMKDSKWYTQFRNVSNPWMARYVYGLIFLVANLLAWAARDELSSLSALTEMKGLKGCKVGKNCLGADGVLRVSMGCFLFYMIMFWSTAGTSKLKEGRDEWHSGWWLVKIVVLVLVTIFPFLLPSELIDLYGQIAHFGAGVFLLIQLISIISFINWLTDCFGSEKYAERCQIQVMLFATISYFICLVGIILMYIWYAPQPSCLLNIFFITWTLVLLQLMTSVSLHPKVNAGILSPGLMGLYVVFLCWCAIRSEPEGAECIRKSESANKTDWQSIISFVVAILALVVATFSTGIDSKCFQFRKSDPPAEDDVPYGYGFFHFVFATGAMYFAMLLIGWNSHHSMRKWTIDVGWTSAWVRIVNEWLAVCVYLWMLVAPIIWKSRHADST